One part of the Oscillatoria sp. FACHB-1407 genome encodes these proteins:
- a CDS encoding HoxN/HupN/NixA family nickel/cobalt transporter — MMKSKVGRYGILSVLAGLVAIALCLLTATPSQAHWADLAAAEVVVQEAQVQMTLTFPTGLLAFADDNQDGQLSATEVTTHRQQLQTTLAKQIRLTDSNNRSATLSVEPSEGATLSPSALVAPNTHSTLQLTYAWDSPVQGLRIQYGLFLPGVPTASCVTTILQDGHLKTHVFTPTRTELALTPGLPWVATGEMMLAIAGAFVWGAVHSMSPGHGKTVVGAYLVGERATPRHAIFLAMTTTITHTIGVFALGLVTLFAARYILPEQLYPWLSLASGLMVVTIGVNLLRDRFNRHSHHSHSHEHHSHEHYSHEHHSHKPHTHSHRLHTHEPHSHELHTHEQLSHEDHARKSQNQNYHSDKTHTHSHHAHEQYLHEPHSQKPHAHGHAHEHSHESHSHQTHPQQQTGDRHSNHPRNHRHNHTHHHDHIYRHDPIQGHTHGHAHSHLPPGTDSPITWKSLLALGISGGLVPCPAALVLLLSAIALGNVSIGLILVLSFSLGLACVLTSLGLLLVYAKHLFKRVPAHLRFVRLLPAFSAMCITLIGLGISAKAILQMQV; from the coding sequence ATGATGAAATCTAAAGTGGGTCGATATGGAATTTTGAGTGTGCTTGCTGGGTTGGTGGCGATCGCATTGTGTCTGCTAACCGCTACACCCAGTCAGGCGCATTGGGCAGATCTGGCAGCAGCAGAAGTGGTGGTGCAGGAGGCTCAGGTGCAGATGACACTGACGTTTCCTACAGGGTTACTGGCGTTTGCCGACGATAACCAGGATGGACAGTTGTCTGCTACAGAGGTGACAACGCATCGACAACAGTTACAAACCACGCTGGCGAAACAGATCCGCCTGACTGACAGTAACAACCGTTCTGCCACACTCAGCGTTGAACCTTCTGAAGGAGCAACACTGTCTCCCAGTGCGTTGGTTGCGCCCAATACCCACAGCACGTTGCAACTCACGTATGCGTGGGACAGTCCAGTGCAGGGATTGCGAATTCAGTATGGATTGTTTTTGCCGGGAGTCCCGACTGCCAGTTGCGTCACCACCATTTTGCAAGACGGACACCTTAAAACCCATGTGTTTACCCCAACCCGAACCGAACTGGCTCTGACTCCTGGTTTACCCTGGGTTGCAACTGGAGAAATGATGTTGGCGATCGCTGGAGCCTTTGTTTGGGGGGCAGTTCATTCCATGTCACCGGGGCATGGCAAGACGGTTGTAGGAGCTTATCTGGTGGGAGAAAGAGCAACCCCACGACATGCTATTTTTCTGGCGATGACAACGACGATTACTCACACAATTGGGGTATTTGCGTTGGGCTTGGTGACTCTATTTGCAGCACGTTATATTTTGCCAGAGCAGTTGTATCCCTGGCTGAGTCTGGCATCTGGGCTAATGGTGGTCACCATTGGAGTGAATTTGTTGCGCGATCGCTTCAACCGTCATAGTCACCACAGCCATTCTCACGAACATCATTCCCACGAACATTATTCCCACGAACATCATTCTCACAAACCACACACTCACTCTCACAGGTTGCACACTCACGAACCGCATTCTCACGAGTTACATACTCACGAACAGCTATCTCACGAAGATCACGCTCGCAAATCACAAAATCAGAACTATCATTCTGACAAGACGCACACACACTCACATCATGCTCATGAACAATATCTCCACGAGCCGCACTCCCAAAAACCACACGCTCACGGACACGCTCACGAGCATTCCCACGAGTCACATTCCCATCAGACGCACCCTCAACAGCAGACTGGCGATCGCCACTCCAATCATCCTCGTAACCACCGTCATAACCACACTCATCATCACGACCACATTTACCGTCATGACCCTATTCAAGGTCACACGCACGGGCACGCTCACTCCCACTTGCCCCCTGGAACCGATAGTCCAATTACGTGGAAGAGCCTACTAGCACTGGGTATTTCAGGCGGATTGGTTCCCTGCCCTGCGGCCCTGGTGTTGCTGCTGAGTGCGATCGCCCTGGGCAATGTGAGCATCGGATTGATTCTGGTGCTGTCTTTTAGCTTGGGTTTGGCGTGTGTGTTGACTAGTTTGGGCTTGTTGTTGGTCTATGCCAAACACCTGTTTAAGCGAGTGCCTGCCCACCTGCGATTTGTGCGGCTTCTTCCTGCCTTTAGTGCGATGTGCATTACGTTAATTGGTTTGGGCATTTCAGCAAAAGCAATCTTGCAGATGCAGGTTTAG